The proteins below come from a single Piscinibacter gummiphilus genomic window:
- a CDS encoding flavin monoamine oxidase family protein produces MSLRRRTLLSAGVGLPLVAGCWRAPEVRYDGGWVGAQHARGHRLRDLKSGALPTPAVTRRAQVLVVGAGVAGLACARALAQRKVDDVQLLDLEDSAGGNSRGHRIAGMACPLGAHYLPVPGEADVEVVALLEELGLSRIEHGKRVYDERHLCHSPQERLFIGGQWQEGLLPVHDQPEATLAQYRRFAEAVTKAAALGFSLPTAHAPWTAAHQALDAQSFAHWLDQHRFDAAALRTYLDYCCRDDYGAGAAQVSAWAGLHYFASRHGFHAPGDAEADTREGVLTWPQGNGWLTERLAQPHRERLHAGSIALRVDEGRHEVTVDVWNAPAERAERWVARQVVMAAPLFIAQRLLATTPSALPAAVAQMRHAPWLVANLHIDTPLDDAGGAPPAWDNVLHGSPALGYVNAMHQSTRPHPGPTVLTSYWALGGDNPQQLHANRARLLSDGWEAWSRVVLDDLAKAHPDLPAKVKRIDLMRYGHAMSIPVPGLRGSAALQALSRPAGRVHFAHSDLSAYSVFEEAFFHGTRVGKRLAV; encoded by the coding sequence GTGAGCCTGCGTCGGCGCACCTTGCTGTCGGCGGGGGTGGGCTTGCCGCTGGTCGCGGGCTGCTGGCGTGCACCGGAAGTCCGGTACGACGGCGGCTGGGTCGGCGCGCAGCACGCCCGCGGCCACCGCCTGCGCGACCTGAAGAGCGGCGCGCTGCCCACGCCTGCCGTCACCCGCCGTGCCCAGGTACTCGTCGTCGGCGCCGGTGTGGCGGGCCTCGCGTGTGCACGGGCGCTGGCGCAGCGCAAGGTCGACGACGTGCAACTCCTCGACCTGGAAGACAGCGCCGGGGGCAACAGCCGAGGCCACCGGATCGCCGGCATGGCCTGCCCGCTCGGCGCGCACTACCTGCCGGTGCCTGGCGAGGCCGATGTCGAGGTGGTGGCGCTGCTGGAAGAGCTCGGCCTGAGCCGCATCGAACACGGCAAGCGTGTCTACGACGAGCGCCACCTCTGTCACAGCCCGCAGGAGCGGCTCTTCATCGGCGGCCAGTGGCAGGAAGGTTTGCTGCCGGTCCACGATCAACCCGAGGCCACGCTCGCGCAATACCGCCGTTTCGCCGAGGCGGTGACGAAAGCCGCTGCGCTCGGCTTCAGCCTGCCGACCGCGCACGCCCCGTGGACAGCCGCGCACCAGGCGCTCGATGCGCAGAGCTTCGCGCACTGGCTCGACCAGCATCGTTTCGACGCAGCCGCCCTGCGCACCTACCTCGACTATTGCTGCCGCGACGACTATGGCGCCGGGGCCGCGCAGGTGTCGGCCTGGGCGGGGCTGCACTACTTCGCCAGCCGGCATGGGTTCCACGCGCCGGGTGACGCGGAAGCCGACACCCGCGAGGGCGTGCTCACCTGGCCGCAGGGGAATGGCTGGCTCACCGAGCGCCTGGCTCAGCCGCACCGAGAGCGTCTGCATGCGGGTTCGATCGCGCTGCGCGTGGACGAGGGCCGCCATGAAGTGACCGTCGACGTGTGGAACGCGCCCGCCGAGCGCGCCGAGCGTTGGGTCGCGAGGCAGGTGGTGATGGCCGCGCCGCTCTTCATCGCGCAACGCCTGCTGGCCACAACGCCTTCCGCCCTGCCGGCTGCCGTGGCGCAGATGCGCCACGCACCCTGGCTCGTGGCCAACCTGCACATCGACACCCCGCTCGACGACGCCGGTGGCGCCCCGCCCGCCTGGGACAACGTGCTGCACGGCAGCCCCGCGCTCGGCTACGTGAACGCCATGCACCAGAGCACCCGGCCCCACCCCGGCCCGACGGTGCTCACGAGCTACTGGGCGCTCGGCGGTGACAACCCGCAGCAGCTGCACGCCAACCGCGCCCGTCTGCTTTCCGACGGCTGGGAGGCCTGGTCGCGCGTGGTGCTGGACGACCTGGCGAAAGCCCACCCCGACCTGCCCGCCAAGGTGAAGCGCATCGACCTCATGCGCTATGGCCATGCGATGAGCATCCCCGTGCCGGGCCTGCGCGGCAGCGCGGCCCTGCAGGCCTTGTCACGCCCGGCCGGGCGGGTGCACTTCGCGCACAGCGATCTGTCGGCGTATTCGGTGTTCGAGGAAGCGTTCTTCCACGGCACGCGTGTCGGGAAGCGTCTCGCTGTCTAA
- a CDS encoding aminopeptidase P N-terminal domain-containing protein, whose amino-acid sequence MSAAASVQASRTPPRERRAELARRLSAAGGGIAIVTTAPEVTRSRDTEHPFRADSYFHYLTGFDEPDATLVLQADGRCELFCREKHAEQEVWTGVRLGPDAARDTLGVDAAFPNAQLDKRLPELLNHAPTVWTIFGGGGALAQRLEGWLDEVRAHSHFGHEPPAAHRDLAALLDEMRLVKRDDELALMRRAASISAGAHLRAMRFCAARFRADPAGSVAEYEIEAELLHEFRRHGAAGPAYPSIVAAGPNACVLHHSAGPARLQAGELCLIDAGCEVEGYASDVTRTFPASGRYSAPQRELYDIVVAAQEAAAAATRPGLRHREAHHAAVRVLAQGLLDTGLLSHDRHGTLDDVIEHARYRQFYMHGTGHWLGRDVHDTGDYLARNEAPFEQPDYLGGRVVKHPSRKLEPGMVVTLEPGLYVRPAEGVPERYWHLGIRIEDDAVVTADGCELISRGVPVQADEIEALMRGAA is encoded by the coding sequence ATGAGCGCGGCCGCCTCCGTGCAAGCGAGCCGCACCCCACCCCGTGAACGCCGCGCCGAGTTGGCCCGGCGCCTGAGCGCGGCCGGCGGCGGCATCGCCATCGTGACGACGGCTCCCGAGGTGACCCGCAGCCGCGACACCGAGCACCCGTTCCGCGCCGACAGCTACTTCCACTACCTCACCGGCTTCGACGAGCCGGATGCCACGCTGGTGCTGCAGGCCGACGGCCGCTGCGAGCTCTTCTGCCGCGAAAAGCACGCCGAGCAGGAGGTGTGGACCGGCGTGCGCCTCGGGCCCGACGCGGCGCGCGACACCCTGGGCGTCGACGCCGCGTTTCCCAACGCGCAACTCGACAAGCGCCTGCCCGAGCTGCTCAACCACGCGCCCACGGTGTGGACGATCTTCGGCGGGGGCGGCGCACTGGCGCAGCGCCTGGAGGGCTGGCTGGACGAGGTGCGGGCGCATTCGCACTTCGGCCATGAACCCCCTGCCGCGCACCGCGACCTCGCCGCGCTGCTCGACGAGATGCGCCTCGTCAAGCGCGACGACGAGCTCGCGCTGATGCGCCGTGCCGCCAGCATCTCGGCCGGCGCCCACCTGCGCGCGATGCGCTTCTGTGCCGCACGCTTCCGCGCCGACCCGGCCGGCAGCGTGGCCGAATACGAGATCGAGGCCGAGCTGCTGCACGAATTCCGCCGCCACGGCGCGGCGGGGCCGGCCTACCCCTCCATCGTGGCAGCAGGGCCCAACGCCTGCGTGCTGCACCACAGCGCCGGCCCGGCCCGCCTGCAGGCGGGCGAGCTGTGCCTGATCGACGCAGGCTGCGAGGTCGAGGGCTATGCGAGCGACGTGACGCGCACCTTCCCCGCCAGTGGCCGCTACAGCGCCCCGCAGCGCGAGCTGTACGACATCGTCGTCGCCGCCCAGGAAGCCGCCGCTGCCGCCACGCGGCCGGGCCTGCGCCACCGCGAGGCCCACCACGCCGCGGTGCGTGTGCTGGCCCAGGGCCTGCTCGACACCGGCCTCTTGAGCCACGACCGGCACGGCACGCTCGACGACGTGATCGAACACGCCCGCTACCGACAGTTCTACATGCACGGCACCGGCCACTGGCTCGGGCGCGACGTGCACGACACCGGCGACTACCTCGCCCGCAACGAAGCCCCGTTCGAGCAGCCCGACTACCTGGGCGGCCGTGTGGTCAAGCACCCGTCGCGCAAGCTCGAACCCGGCATGGTGGTGACGCTGGAGCCGGGCCTCTACGTGCGCCCGGCCGAGGGCGTGCCCGAGCGCTACTGGCACCTCGGCATCCGCATCGAAGACGACGCGGTGGTCACCGCAGACGGCTGTGAGCTGATCAGCCGCGGTGTGCCGGTCCAGGCCGATGAGATCGAGGCGCTGATGCGCGGCGCGGCTTAG